The Propionispora hippei DSM 15287 genome has a segment encoding these proteins:
- the mltG gene encoding endolytic transglycosylase MltG → MQQYTWFTTRWSTWMILAIFSFCVFFYGFTIPVPATSGENVIIEVKQGMTSDQIARMLYNRGLISSPGMFQLVAKWKGLGSSLQAGEYAIQRGATVTRIVDMMAKGETNYLQLTIPEGYTVNQIAKLIENKHIGSGAKFKELARKVPSDYDYMNGTSSSVVYAVEGFLFPDTYKLSKGITEEELIAMLTRQFDEKFTPEMRAQATAMGLSTREVIILASLVEKEAQVEADRPVIAGVFLNRLKQDMPLQSCATIQYILGYPKEELSVEDTEIASPFNTYLHRGLPPGPIANPGIASIRAVLHPTVTDYLYFVADKQGAHHFSRTYEEHLAEIEKVRN, encoded by the coding sequence ATGCAGCAATATACTTGGTTTACAACCCGATGGTCTACCTGGATGATTCTGGCCATATTTTCTTTTTGCGTTTTTTTCTACGGTTTTACTATACCGGTACCTGCTACGAGTGGTGAAAATGTCATCATTGAGGTTAAACAGGGGATGACATCCGACCAAATTGCCCGGATGCTTTATAACCGGGGGTTAATTAGCAGTCCGGGGATGTTTCAGCTAGTAGCAAAATGGAAGGGATTGGGCAGCTCTTTGCAAGCCGGTGAATATGCCATTCAGCGCGGCGCAACTGTAACCCGCATTGTTGATATGATGGCTAAAGGTGAGACCAATTATCTGCAATTGACAATTCCCGAAGGATATACGGTCAATCAGATTGCTAAGCTAATAGAAAATAAGCACATCGGCAGTGGCGCAAAATTTAAGGAACTGGCAAGAAAGGTTCCATCTGATTATGATTATATGAATGGTACGTCCTCTTCCGTCGTGTATGCTGTCGAGGGATTTTTATTTCCTGATACGTATAAGCTTTCCAAAGGAATAACGGAAGAAGAGTTAATTGCCATGTTAACCAGGCAATTTGATGAAAAGTTTACACCCGAGATGCGAGCACAAGCAACAGCAATGGGGTTATCAACTCGTGAGGTTATTATTTTAGCATCATTAGTGGAAAAAGAAGCCCAAGTGGAAGCGGACCGTCCGGTTATTGCCGGTGTTTTTCTAAACAGATTGAAACAGGATATGCCTTTGCAGTCTTGTGCTACCATTCAGTATATTTTGGGGTATCCTAAAGAAGAACTATCCGTAGAGGATACGGAAATAGCTTCGCCATTTAATACCTATTTGCATAGGGGACTGCCACCGGGTCCGATTGCTAATCCGGGTATTGCCTCGATTCGTGCGGTGCTGCATCCGACCGTGACAGATTACTTGTATTTTGTGGCCGACAAGCAGGGGGCGCATCATTTCAGCCGGACCTATGAGGAACACTTGGCAGAAATTGAAAAGGTACGCAATTAG